In Papio anubis isolate 15944 chromosome 20, Panubis1.0, whole genome shotgun sequence, a single window of DNA contains:
- the ARRDC2 gene encoding arrestin domain-containing protein 2 isoform X4 produces the protein MLFDKVKAFSVQLDGATAGAEPVFSGGQAVAGRVLLELASAVRVGALRLRARGRAHVHWTESRSAGSSTAYTQSYSERVEVVSHRATLLAPDTGETTTLPPGRHEFLFSFQLPPNLVTSFEGKHGSVRYCIKATLHRPWVPARRARKVFTVIEPVDINTPALLAPQAGAREKVARSWYCNRGLVSLSAKIDRKGYTPGEVIPVFAEIDNSSTRPVLPRAAVVQTQTFMARGARKQKRAVVASLAGEPVGPGQRALWQGRALRIPPVGPSILHCRVLHVDYALKVCVDIPGTSKLLLELPLVIGTIPLHPFGSRSSSVGSHASFLLDWRLGALPERPEGGSKPTLRGHEAALHDLLNGTGTP, from the exons ATGCTATTCGACAAGGTGAAAGCGTTCTCGGTGCAATTGGACGGTGCGACCGCGGGCGCCGAGCCCGTGTTCAGCGGCGGCCAGGCCGTGGCGGGCCGGGTGCTGCTGGAGCTGGCAAGCGCCGTGCGCGTGGGTGCCCTGAGGCTGCGCGCGCGGGGCCGCGCCCATGTGCACTGGACCGAGTCGCGCAGCGCGGGCTCGAGCACGGCTTACACGCAGAGCTACAGTGAGCGCGTGGaggtcgtgagccaccgtgccacgCTCCTGGCGCCAG ATACTGGGGAGACCACGACGCTGCCTCCTGGGCGCCATGAGTTCCTGTTCAGCTTCCAGCTGCCCCC GAACCTGGTGACATCCTTCGAGGGTAAACATGGTAGTGTCCGCTACTGTATCAAGGCAACCCTGCACCGGCCCTGGGTCCCAGCACGCCGGGCAAGGAAGGTGTTCACTGTCATCGAGCCTGTGGATATCAACACGCCAGCCCTGCTG GCACCTCAAGCGGGGGCTCGGGAAAAGGTTGCCCGATCCTGGTACTGTAACCGTGGCCTCGTCTCCCTTTCGGCCAAGATCGACCGGAAGGGCTACACCCCAG GAGAGGTCATCCCTGTCTTTGCCGAGATCGACAACAGCTCCACACGTCCTGTGCTGCCTCGGGCAGCGGTGGTGCAGACACAGACGTTCATGGCCCGAGGCGCCCGAAAGCAGAAACGGGCGGTGGTGGCCAGCCTCGCAGGAGAGCCGGTGGGCCCTGGGCAGCGGGCGTTGTGGCAGGGCCGGGCACTGCGGATCCCCCCAGTAGGTCCTTCCATCCTGCACTGCCGTGTTCTGCATGTGGACTATGCACTCAAG GTCTGTGTGGATATCCCGGGAACGTCCAAGCTGCTGCTGGAGCTGCCACTGGTGATCGGCACCATTCCCTTGCACCCTTTTGGCAGCCGTTCTTCCAGCGTGGGCAGCCACGCCAGCTTCCTGCTGGACTGGAGGCTGGGGGCCTTGCCGGAGCGGCCTGA